TAGCCACAGCCGAAGACCTTCGCCAGTTCGAGACACTCGCCGTGGAGGCGGTGGCGGGTGCCACAGCGAACCCGGACCTCGTCGATCATCCGGCTGGTCGACCCCTGGTGAAGATCGAGGATGAGGTCGGCGCGGGTGGCCGCCTCGAACGTTGCGGCCGCGATCCGCTCGCTCGAGGTTCCCGCCGCGTTGCCCGGGTACGCCCGGTTCATCTTCGTGTCGTCGATCGGATTGCGGTGTTCGGCAACCTGGAAGGCGTGGTAGTTGACGATGCCGACGATCAGGATCGTGCCGCTGAGTTCGGCCGGATCGAGCTGCGGGACGACGCGTCGAACGACGCCGACGCCGTTGAGCTCGTCGCCGTCGCTTACCGCCTGCATGTAGAGAGTTTTGCCCGACTTCGCACCGTTTACCACGGCGACGGGGAGGCCGAACGGGCTCCCGTCTCGAGTCTCGCCGACCTCGAGACGACCCGTATCGATCTCGCCGGGGTCCGCGCTCGCCGTTCCGAGCGTCGTTGTCATGTGTTCTGAGGTTGAACCCGTCAGCCTTTATTGATTCGGTTAGATCCCGCCGGGAGCGGGCCGATCGCCGGCCGAGGTGGCGACTCCGAGGACACCGAAGTCGGCAGTCGCCGTGGAAGCTTTTTCCCCGACGGCGTCGGAAACCCTCGCGTGAACCGACGTACGATCCTCGCCACCGCCGGCG
This genomic window from Natronococcus occultus SP4 contains:
- a CDS encoding succinylglutamate desuccinylase/aspartoacylase family protein — its product is MTTTLGTASADPGEIDTGRLEVGETRDGSPFGLPVAVVNGAKSGKTLYMQAVSDGDELNGVGVVRRVVPQLDPAELSGTILIVGIVNYHAFQVAEHRNPIDDTKMNRAYPGNAAGTSSERIAAATFEAATRADLILDLHQGSTSRMIDEVRVRCGTRHRLHGECLELAKVFGCGYILDQKGPDGQLARAAPDEGIPTVDPELGGAVGWDETSVRKGVEGVFNVLRYYDFLEGQRDPDPQTRAKGFEQFGAPAGGLVDLKPDLGDRVSAGETLFTVTTPFGEPKQTVTADSDGILWRSRRLPQVATGEYVCSVATDIDEY